One window from the genome of Lutra lutra chromosome X, mLutLut1.2, whole genome shotgun sequence encodes:
- the CLDN34 gene encoding claudin-34 isoform X1, whose protein sequence is MVGWKWPVRREGIGCLMAQGIASIRRSSLRCALAMLLLINSANCQVAGFAMATVGWILTTTSMGLVEWRVWYIENNALMSPGLVCVGMWKVCVYHHVSNHNKVTLCQRYSYRDPYLPLDIRVSQNLLLIASILGLLGRASIIFALRNAYLGILRENATFNPFVASGILNLASGVCIAVTVVWNYHSVMSEQGISFPPSLSIPFKPNTQEIGSAFLVACLAAFMMLLSGVIFLSHKFSTATQVHPQTSDM, encoded by the exons ATGGTGGGTTGGAAGTGGCCTGTTAGGAGAGAAGGCATCGGCTGCCTGATGGCACAGGGGATAGCAAGCATCCGCAGAAG CTCCCTGCGGTGCGCACTGGCCATGCTGCTGCTCATCAACAGCGCCAACTGCCAGGTGGCCGGCTTTGCGATGGCCACGGTGGGCTGGATCCTGACCACCACGTCCATGGGCCTCGTGGAATGGAGAGTGTGGTACATAGAGAACAACGCCCTCATGTCCCCGGGCCTGGTGTGCGTGGGCATGTGGAAAGTCTGCGTGTACCACCACGTCAGCAACCACAACAAAGTCACCCTGTGTCAACGGTACAGCTACCGCGACCCGTATCTCCCGCTTGATATTCGTGTCTCCCAAAACCTCCTGCTGATCGCCAGCATCCTAGGCCTCCTGGGGCGAGCCTCCATCATCTTCGCTCTCAGGAACGCATACCTGGGTATTCTGCGGGAGAACGCCACCTTCAACCCATTTGTCGCTTCGGGAATCCTGAACCTGGCCTCCGGCGTCTGCATAGCCGTCACCGTGGTCTGGAATTACCACTCCGTGATGAGCGAGCAGGGCATTTCCTTCCCCCCGTCGCTGTCGATTCCCTTCAAGCCAAACACTCAGGAGATCGGCAGTGCCTTTCTGGTGGCGTGTCTGGCCGCCTTCATGATGTTGCTGAGCGGGGTGATTTTCCTGTCCCACAAGTTCTCCACGGCTACCCAAGTGCATCCTCAAACTTCCGACATGTGA
- the CLDN34 gene encoding claudin-34 isoform X2, giving the protein MEHVSDLPVLRLFSLRCALAMLLLINSANCQVAGFAMATVGWILTTTSMGLVEWRVWYIENNALMSPGLVCVGMWKVCVYHHVSNHNKVTLCQRYSYRDPYLPLDIRVSQNLLLIASILGLLGRASIIFALRNAYLGILRENATFNPFVASGILNLASGVCIAVTVVWNYHSVMSEQGISFPPSLSIPFKPNTQEIGSAFLVACLAAFMMLLSGVIFLSHKFSTATQVHPQTSDM; this is encoded by the exons ATGGAGCATGTCTCCGATTTACCTGTGTTACGTCTTTT CTCCCTGCGGTGCGCACTGGCCATGCTGCTGCTCATCAACAGCGCCAACTGCCAGGTGGCCGGCTTTGCGATGGCCACGGTGGGCTGGATCCTGACCACCACGTCCATGGGCCTCGTGGAATGGAGAGTGTGGTACATAGAGAACAACGCCCTCATGTCCCCGGGCCTGGTGTGCGTGGGCATGTGGAAAGTCTGCGTGTACCACCACGTCAGCAACCACAACAAAGTCACCCTGTGTCAACGGTACAGCTACCGCGACCCGTATCTCCCGCTTGATATTCGTGTCTCCCAAAACCTCCTGCTGATCGCCAGCATCCTAGGCCTCCTGGGGCGAGCCTCCATCATCTTCGCTCTCAGGAACGCATACCTGGGTATTCTGCGGGAGAACGCCACCTTCAACCCATTTGTCGCTTCGGGAATCCTGAACCTGGCCTCCGGCGTCTGCATAGCCGTCACCGTGGTCTGGAATTACCACTCCGTGATGAGCGAGCAGGGCATTTCCTTCCCCCCGTCGCTGTCGATTCCCTTCAAGCCAAACACTCAGGAGATCGGCAGTGCCTTTCTGGTGGCGTGTCTGGCCGCCTTCATGATGTTGCTGAGCGGGGTGATTTTCCTGTCCCACAAGTTCTCCACGGCTACCCAAGTGCATCCTCAAACTTCCGACATGTGA
- the CLDN34 gene encoding claudin-34 isoform X3, whose amino-acid sequence MLLLINSANCQVAGFAMATVGWILTTTSMGLVEWRVWYIENNALMSPGLVCVGMWKVCVYHHVSNHNKVTLCQRYSYRDPYLPLDIRVSQNLLLIASILGLLGRASIIFALRNAYLGILRENATFNPFVASGILNLASGVCIAVTVVWNYHSVMSEQGISFPPSLSIPFKPNTQEIGSAFLVACLAAFMMLLSGVIFLSHKFSTATQVHPQTSDM is encoded by the coding sequence ATGCTGCTGCTCATCAACAGCGCCAACTGCCAGGTGGCCGGCTTTGCGATGGCCACGGTGGGCTGGATCCTGACCACCACGTCCATGGGCCTCGTGGAATGGAGAGTGTGGTACATAGAGAACAACGCCCTCATGTCCCCGGGCCTGGTGTGCGTGGGCATGTGGAAAGTCTGCGTGTACCACCACGTCAGCAACCACAACAAAGTCACCCTGTGTCAACGGTACAGCTACCGCGACCCGTATCTCCCGCTTGATATTCGTGTCTCCCAAAACCTCCTGCTGATCGCCAGCATCCTAGGCCTCCTGGGGCGAGCCTCCATCATCTTCGCTCTCAGGAACGCATACCTGGGTATTCTGCGGGAGAACGCCACCTTCAACCCATTTGTCGCTTCGGGAATCCTGAACCTGGCCTCCGGCGTCTGCATAGCCGTCACCGTGGTCTGGAATTACCACTCCGTGATGAGCGAGCAGGGCATTTCCTTCCCCCCGTCGCTGTCGATTCCCTTCAAGCCAAACACTCAGGAGATCGGCAGTGCCTTTCTGGTGGCGTGTCTGGCCGCCTTCATGATGTTGCTGAGCGGGGTGATTTTCCTGTCCCACAAGTTCTCCACGGCTACCCAAGTGCATCCTCAAACTTCCGACATGTGA
- the LOC125091674 gene encoding complex I assembly factor TMEM126B, mitochondrial-like, protein MAALGREAGADLKEAGVVRVRAEEAPEDIRMATYTHGQPSLSLEDAKLRRPIIIEIIEKKIEYLRKEKTLNIYGTAFLGTAASFSGIMANFIFRHCFKVKHDALKTYASLTTLPFLSTVVTYKLLVTDALYLGNISQENCVLRSSLISIICGVLYPCGLAFSKNGRLAVKYHTVSLPPKGRVLLYWLLLCQTEIKAMMIPLVLETAFGIFNGLQHYARFESRRENCT, encoded by the coding sequence atgGCGGCGCTCGGGCGGGAGGCTGGGGCTGACCTGAAGGAAGCAGGTGTGGTGCGGGTGAGAGCCGAGGAAGCGCCCGAGGACATCAGAATGGCAACATACACACATGGTCAGCCCAGTCTTTCTCTGGAAGATGCAAAACTCAGAAGACCAATAATCATcgaaatcatagaaaaaaaaattgaatatcttagaaaagaaaagactttaaatatatatggcaCAGCGTTCCTTGGAACAGCAGCTAGTTTCTCGGGAATAATGGCCAACTTCATTTTCAGACATTGCTTCAAGGTTAAACATGATGCTTTGAAGACGTATGCATCACTGACTACACTTCCGTTTTTGTCTACTGTAGTCACTTATAAGCTCCTTGTTACGGATGCTTTGTATTTGGGCAATATAAGCCAGGAAAATTGTGTTCTGAGAAGTTCACTTATTAGCATAATATGTGGTGTTTTATATCCCTGTGGTTTGGCTTTCTCTAAAAATGGACGCCTTGCAGTCAAGTATCATACTGTTTCACTGCCACCAAAAGGAAGGGTTTTACTTTACTGGCTGCTGCTTTGTCAGACAGAGATAAAAGCCATGATGATTCCTCTAGTCTTAGAGACGGCCTTTGGAATATTTAATGGTCTACAGCATTATGCAAGATTTGAAAGTAGACGAGAAAACTGTACATGA